The following proteins are encoded in a genomic region of Burkholderia gladioli:
- a CDS encoding TolC family protein — protein sequence MSFHTGAPSMRRAFSRAPALAAVALFAAAAQAQTPASAGPAADAAANPATNPATSPAIHPAASAAALAPPPFTLEAALQSAAERSAAMQAAQASVRASGEAAVKAGQLPDPTLKAGVDNLPVTGGQRYTIGQDFMTMRRIGIEQQWVSRDKRRLRTALADQRTGRERAGYLMELATVRQQTATAWLDAAYAKAALALREQLATRMDEELAATRAAYRGGAKSGGAADVVAAQALQAQARDQVLAARQALQSALIALSRWTARPVGDVAGAPPAPESYVSSLPPEALRLAQPTLIAASDDIAVAEADTAVATSERKPDWTWEIAYQQRGGAYSNMVSIGVSIPLPINRRDRQDRDVAEKAELASKARLGYEDTERQVEADIRNDSAVLSSGRERIANLRAALLPAAAQRVQLADAAYRAGTGSLADSFAARRAQLDAELQVLELQREVSRTWARLEYQVVPSTLAAAQ from the coding sequence ATGTCCTTCCATACCGGCGCGCCGTCGATGCGGCGCGCCTTCTCGCGCGCGCCCGCCCTGGCGGCCGTCGCGCTGTTCGCGGCTGCCGCCCAGGCGCAGACGCCCGCTTCCGCCGGACCGGCCGCCGATGCGGCCGCCAATCCGGCAACCAACCCGGCAACCAGCCCGGCCATCCACCCGGCCGCCAGCGCCGCCGCCCTCGCGCCGCCGCCCTTCACGCTCGAGGCCGCGCTGCAATCGGCGGCCGAGCGCTCGGCCGCCATGCAGGCCGCCCAGGCCTCGGTGCGCGCCAGCGGCGAGGCCGCCGTCAAGGCCGGCCAGCTTCCCGACCCGACGCTGAAGGCCGGCGTCGACAACCTGCCCGTGACGGGCGGCCAGCGCTACACGATCGGCCAGGACTTCATGACGATGCGGCGCATCGGCATCGAGCAGCAATGGGTTTCGCGCGACAAGCGCCGGCTGCGCACGGCGCTGGCCGACCAGCGCACCGGTCGCGAACGCGCCGGCTACCTGATGGAGCTGGCGACGGTCCGCCAACAGACCGCCACGGCCTGGCTCGACGCCGCCTACGCCAAAGCGGCGCTGGCCTTGCGCGAGCAGCTCGCCACGCGCATGGACGAAGAACTGGCGGCGACGCGCGCCGCCTATCGCGGCGGCGCGAAATCCGGCGGTGCCGCCGACGTGGTGGCCGCCCAGGCCCTGCAGGCGCAGGCACGCGACCAGGTGCTGGCCGCCCGCCAGGCGCTGCAAAGCGCGCTGATCGCGCTGTCGCGCTGGACCGCGCGCCCGGTCGGCGACGTGGCCGGCGCGCCGCCCGCGCCCGAGTCCTACGTGTCCTCGCTGCCGCCCGAGGCACTGCGGCTGGCGCAGCCGACGCTGATCGCCGCCTCCGACGACATCGCCGTGGCCGAGGCCGATACGGCCGTCGCCACCAGCGAGCGCAAGCCCGACTGGACCTGGGAGATCGCCTACCAGCAGCGCGGCGGCGCCTACTCGAACATGGTGTCGATCGGCGTGTCGATCCCGCTGCCGATCAACCGCCGCGACCGCCAGGATCGCGACGTGGCCGAGAAGGCCGAGCTGGCCAGCAAGGCGCGGCTCGGCTACGAGGACACCGAACGACAGGTCGAGGCCGACATCCGCAACGATTCGGCCGTGCTGAGCAGCGGCCGTGAGCGCATTGCCAATCTGCGCGCGGCCCTGCTGCCGGCCGCCGCGCAGCGCGTGCAACTGGCCGACGCCGCCTATCGCGCCGGCACCGGCTCGCTGGCCGACAGCTTCGCGGCCCGGCGCGCGCAGCTCGATGCCGAGTTGCAGGTGCTCGAGCTGCAACGCGAGGTATCGCGCACCTGGGCCCGGCTCGAATACCAGGTGGTGCCGTCCACCCTGGCCGCCGCGCAATGA
- a CDS encoding efflux RND transporter periplasmic adaptor subunit, with translation MTIRSLSLRAALALIAGAALLGAGYLAGSRHRGGGDSMAAAAVPSAGGAPAPRKVLYWHDPMVPNQHFDKPGKSPFMDMQLQPVYADGDDGAPGAQPGIRIDAGLQQDLGIRYAKVRRRETSDGIDAIGTTQFDESRAEVVQSRVTGYIDRLYANAPQQRIAKGAPVASLFVPDWLAPQEEYLALRRGSGGAGGSGSPADAALLDAARARMRALSIPDALVAAAERSGRAQTHLTLAAPDSGVVSELDLREGAMVAPGQTIAKINGLSTLWLLVEIPEALALRVRPGMAVDATPAADPSRHIQGRLREILPGIDTGSRTLQARVELDNRSLALTPGMLMRVRVDGGATRSRLVVPSEAVIVTGKRSVVIVRDADGKLRPATVSVGRDLGDFTEVLDGLGEGETVVASGQFLIDSEASLKSVLPRLEHDAASSEAGGEARNGPGATDASSRAATSSMSSMPASPASAADAAGLYETTGRIEHIDAQAITLSHQPVPALGWPAMTMSFEKPSPGAFADAKVGQTVRFAFRHAGEGYRLSAVEPSGGPQ, from the coding sequence ATGACGATCCGTTCCCTTTCCCTGCGCGCGGCGCTCGCGCTGATCGCCGGCGCGGCCCTGCTCGGCGCCGGCTACCTGGCCGGCAGCCGCCATCGCGGCGGCGGCGATTCGATGGCCGCTGCCGCGGTACCTTCGGCCGGCGGCGCGCCCGCCCCCCGCAAGGTGCTCTACTGGCACGACCCGATGGTGCCGAACCAGCACTTCGACAAACCCGGCAAGTCGCCCTTCATGGACATGCAGCTGCAGCCCGTCTATGCCGACGGCGACGACGGCGCGCCCGGCGCGCAGCCGGGCATCCGCATCGACGCCGGCCTGCAGCAGGATCTCGGGATCCGCTACGCGAAGGTCCGGCGCCGCGAGACCAGCGACGGCATCGACGCGATCGGCACCACCCAGTTCGACGAATCGCGCGCCGAGGTCGTGCAGTCACGCGTGACCGGCTACATCGACCGTCTCTATGCGAACGCGCCGCAGCAGCGCATCGCCAAGGGCGCGCCGGTGGCCTCGCTGTTCGTGCCGGACTGGCTCGCGCCGCAGGAGGAATACCTGGCGCTGCGCCGCGGCTCGGGCGGTGCCGGCGGCTCGGGCAGCCCCGCCGATGCCGCGCTGCTCGACGCGGCGCGCGCGCGGATGCGGGCGCTGTCGATCCCCGACGCGCTGGTGGCCGCGGCCGAGCGCAGCGGTCGCGCGCAGACCCACCTCACGCTGGCCGCGCCCGACAGCGGCGTGGTGAGCGAGCTGGACCTGCGCGAAGGCGCGATGGTCGCGCCGGGCCAGACCATCGCCAAGATCAACGGGCTCTCGACGCTGTGGCTGCTGGTCGAGATCCCCGAGGCGCTGGCGCTGCGCGTGCGGCCCGGCATGGCCGTCGACGCGACGCCCGCCGCCGATCCCTCGCGCCACATCCAGGGCCGCCTGCGCGAGATCCTGCCCGGCATCGACACCGGCAGCCGCACCCTGCAGGCGCGCGTCGAGCTCGACAACCGCTCGCTGGCGCTCACCCCCGGCATGCTGATGCGGGTGCGCGTCGACGGCGGCGCGACGCGCTCGCGGCTAGTGGTGCCGTCCGAGGCGGTGATCGTCACCGGCAAGCGCAGCGTGGTGATCGTGCGCGATGCCGACGGCAAGCTGCGCCCGGCCACCGTCAGCGTCGGCCGCGACCTGGGCGACTTCACCGAGGTGCTCGACGGCCTCGGCGAAGGCGAGACGGTGGTGGCCTCGGGACAGTTCCTGATCGACTCGGAAGCCAGCCTGAAATCGGTGCTGCCGCGTCTCGAGCACGATGCCGCGAGTAGCGAGGCAGGGGGTGAAGCACGCAACGGCCCCGGCGCGACGGACGCCTCGTCCCGGGCGGCAACTTCATCGATGTCGTCGATGCCTGCCTCCCCCGCATCCGCCGCCGACGCGGCCGGCCTCTACGAGACCACCGGCCGCATCGAGCACATCGACGCGCAGGCCATCACGCTCTCGCACCAGCCGGTCCCCGCGCTCGGCTGGCCGGCGATGACCATGAGCTTCGAGAAGCCTTCGCCCGGCGCCTTCGCCGACGCGAAGGTCGGCCAGACCGTGCGCTTCGCGTTCCGCCATGCCGGCGAGGGCTACCGCCTGAGCGCCGTCGAACCGAGCGGAGGCCCGCAATGA
- a CDS encoding efflux RND transporter permease subunit: protein MIAHLIRWSIRHRLLVLLATLLLAAWGLQSLRETPLDALPDLSDTQVIIKVSYPGQAPQLIEDQVTYPLTTTLLGVPGAKTIRAYSSFGDAFVYVLFDDKTDPYWARSRVLESLNQVQGRLPPGATVTLGPDATGVGWVYEYALVDRSGRHDLGQLRALNDWFLRFELKTVPDVSEVASLGGMVRQYQVVLDPDRMRAYGVTQAMVTDALARANREAGGSVVEMAESEYVVHASGYLRTLDDFRQVVLRTNAAGTPLLLGDVARIQIGPDARRGVVELDGQGEVAGGVVVMRSGKNALSTIEGVKAKLAELKRSLPAGVEIVTTYDRSGLIERAVDNLEGKLVEEFVIVALVCALFLFHLRSALVAILSLPLGVLAAFIVMRHQGINANLMSLGGIAIAIGAMIDAAIVMIENAHKHLEAHQQAHPGEPLTAARRWELIAHAAAEVGPALFFSLLIITLSFVPVFTLEGQEGRLFAPLAYTKTYTIAAAAGLSVTLVPVLMGYLIRGRIPPEHANPINRWLTRLYAPLIAATLRRPWVAIGLAALALLLTAIPLSRLGGEFMPPLDEGDLLYMPTALPGISVDKAAELLQQTDRLIRTVPEVETVFGKSGRADSATDPAPLEMFETTIRFKPRSQWRPGMTPQKLVDELDRIVRVPGLSNVWVPPIRNRLDMLSTGIKTPVGVKITGPELAGIDRVAAQVEQAVKGVPGVSSALAERLNGGRYIDVDIDRLAAARYGLSVAELQSFVTTAIGGENLGEVIAGRERYPISVRYPREVRDSLDALRQLPVLTERGAQLRLGDVARLSIADGPPMIRSENARLAGYVYIDIRDTDLRSAVLAMQRAVARQVTLPPGYSIAWSGQFEYLERAAAKLRTVVPVTLAVIFVLLLLTFGSAADAALLMSTVPFALVGGFWLIWLLGHAVSVATAVGFIALAGVAAEFGVVMLLYLKGALQRRLDAGEPLSEALLAEAIREGAVQRVRPKAMTVAVVLAGLVPILLGQGTGSEVMQRIAAPMVGGMITAPLLSMFVIPAAWFLLQRRRVRLAARARHDLSPTSGTTVPVISTGDNR from the coding sequence ATGATCGCGCACCTGATCCGCTGGTCGATCCGCCATCGCCTGCTGGTGTTGCTGGCCACGTTGCTGCTGGCGGCCTGGGGCCTGCAGTCGCTGCGCGAGACGCCGCTCGACGCGTTGCCGGACCTGTCCGACACGCAGGTCATCATCAAGGTCTCCTATCCCGGCCAGGCGCCGCAACTGATCGAGGACCAGGTCACCTACCCGCTCACCACCACCCTGCTCGGCGTGCCGGGGGCGAAGACGATCCGCGCCTATTCTTCGTTCGGCGACGCCTTCGTCTACGTGCTGTTCGACGACAAGACCGATCCCTACTGGGCGCGCTCGCGCGTGCTCGAGTCGCTCAACCAGGTACAGGGCCGCCTGCCGCCCGGCGCGACGGTCACGCTTGGCCCCGACGCGACCGGGGTGGGCTGGGTCTACGAATACGCGCTGGTCGACCGCAGCGGCCGGCACGATCTCGGGCAACTGCGCGCGCTGAACGACTGGTTCCTGCGCTTCGAGCTGAAGACCGTGCCCGATGTGTCGGAGGTGGCCAGCCTGGGCGGCATGGTGCGCCAGTACCAGGTGGTGCTGGACCCGGACCGGATGCGCGCCTACGGCGTCACGCAGGCGATGGTGACCGACGCGCTGGCGCGGGCCAACCGCGAGGCGGGCGGCTCGGTGGTGGAGATGGCCGAGTCGGAATACGTGGTGCACGCCTCCGGCTACCTGCGCACGCTCGACGATTTCCGCCAGGTGGTGCTGCGCACCAACGCGGCCGGCACGCCGCTGCTGCTCGGCGACGTGGCGCGCATCCAGATCGGCCCCGACGCGCGGCGCGGCGTGGTCGAGCTCGACGGCCAGGGCGAGGTGGCCGGCGGCGTGGTGGTGATGCGCTCCGGCAAGAACGCGCTGAGCACCATCGAGGGCGTCAAGGCGAAGCTGGCGGAACTGAAGCGCTCGCTGCCGGCCGGCGTCGAGATCGTCACCACCTACGACCGCTCCGGCCTGATCGAGCGCGCCGTCGACAATCTCGAGGGCAAGCTGGTCGAGGAGTTCGTGATCGTCGCCCTGGTCTGCGCGCTGTTCCTGTTCCACCTGCGCAGCGCGCTGGTGGCGATCCTGTCGCTGCCGCTGGGCGTGCTGGCCGCCTTCATCGTGATGCGCCACCAGGGCATCAACGCGAACCTGATGTCGCTGGGCGGCATCGCGATCGCGATCGGCGCGATGATCGACGCGGCGATCGTGATGATCGAGAACGCCCACAAGCATCTGGAGGCGCACCAGCAGGCGCATCCGGGCGAGCCCTTGACGGCCGCGCGGCGCTGGGAGCTGATCGCGCACGCGGCCGCCGAGGTGGGCCCGGCGCTGTTCTTCTCGCTGCTGATCATCACGCTCTCGTTCGTGCCGGTGTTCACGCTGGAAGGCCAGGAAGGCAGGCTGTTCGCGCCGCTCGCCTATACCAAGACCTACACCATCGCCGCCGCGGCCGGGCTGTCGGTGACCCTGGTGCCGGTGCTGATGGGCTACCTGATCCGCGGGCGCATTCCGCCGGAGCACGCCAACCCGATCAACCGCTGGCTGACCCGGCTCTACGCGCCGCTGATCGCTGCCACGCTGCGGCGGCCCTGGGTCGCGATCGGCCTGGCCGCGCTGGCGCTGCTGCTGACGGCGATCCCGCTCAGCCGCCTCGGTGGCGAATTCATGCCGCCGCTCGACGAGGGCGACCTGCTCTACATGCCCACCGCGCTGCCCGGCATCTCGGTCGACAAGGCCGCCGAGCTGCTGCAGCAGACCGATCGGCTGATCCGCACCGTGCCCGAGGTCGAGACCGTGTTCGGCAAGTCGGGGCGCGCCGATTCGGCCACCGATCCGGCGCCGCTCGAGATGTTCGAGACCACCATCCGCTTCAAGCCGCGCAGCCAGTGGCGGCCCGGCATGACGCCGCAGAAGCTGGTGGACGAACTCGATCGGATCGTGCGCGTGCCGGGGCTCTCGAACGTCTGGGTGCCGCCGATCCGCAACCGGCTCGACATGCTGTCCACCGGCATCAAGACGCCGGTGGGCGTGAAGATCACCGGGCCCGAGCTGGCCGGCATCGATCGCGTCGCGGCCCAGGTCGAGCAGGCCGTGAAGGGCGTGCCGGGCGTGAGCTCCGCGCTGGCCGAGCGCCTCAACGGCGGACGCTACATCGACGTCGACATCGACCGCCTGGCGGCCGCGCGCTACGGGCTGTCGGTGGCCGAGCTGCAGTCCTTCGTCACCACCGCGATCGGCGGCGAGAACCTCGGCGAGGTGATCGCGGGCCGCGAACGCTACCCGATCTCGGTGCGCTACCCGCGCGAGGTGCGCGACTCGCTCGACGCGCTGCGGCAGTTGCCGGTGCTGACCGAACGCGGCGCGCAACTGCGGCTCGGCGACGTGGCGCGCCTGTCGATCGCCGACGGCCCGCCGATGATCCGCAGCGAGAACGCGCGCCTGGCCGGCTACGTCTACATCGACATCCGCGATACCGACCTGCGCTCGGCGGTGCTCGCGATGCAGCGCGCGGTGGCGCGGCAGGTGACGCTGCCGCCCGGTTACTCGATCGCCTGGTCCGGGCAGTTCGAGTACCTGGAGCGCGCCGCGGCGAAGCTGCGCACCGTGGTGCCGGTCACCCTGGCGGTGATCTTCGTGCTGCTGTTGCTGACCTTCGGCTCGGCCGCCGACGCAGCGCTGCTGATGAGCACCGTGCCGTTCGCGCTGGTCGGCGGCTTCTGGCTGATCTGGCTGCTCGGCCATGCGGTGTCGGTGGCCACCGCGGTGGGCTTCATCGCGCTGGCCGGGGTGGCCGCCGAGTTCGGCGTGGTGATGCTGCTCTACCTGAAGGGCGCGCTGCAACGCCGGCTGGATGCCGGCGAGCCGCTCAGCGAGGCGCTGCTGGCCGAGGCGATCCGCGAGGGCGCGGTGCAGCGCGTGCGGCCCAAGGCCATGACGGTGGCGGTGGTGCTGGCCGGGCTGGTGCCGATCCTGCTCGGCCAGGGCACCGGCTCCGAGGTGATGCAGCGCATCGCCGCGCCGATGGTGGGCGGCATGATCACCGCGCCGCTGCTGTCGATGTTCGTGATTCCGGCCGCCTGGTTCCTGCTGCAACGCCGCCGCGTGCGGCTCGCGGCCCGGGCGCGCCATGACCTTTCCCCCACCTCGGGCACGACCGTGCCCGTCATTTCCACCGGAGATAACCGATGA
- a CDS encoding copper-binding protein: MFSAFASRASLRFPARFPARSLAVLGALAAALGTAATPALADDDMAGMKMAAPADTAKDAGLTDAEVRKVDPATGMITLKHGTLANLGMPAMTMAYKARDAAMVQQAHAGDKVRVRVENVKGTLTIVKLAKPS; the protein is encoded by the coding sequence ATGTTTTCCGCTTTTGCCTCCCGCGCCTCCTTGCGCTTTCCCGCCCGCTTTCCGGCCCGCTCTCTGGCCGTGCTCGGCGCCCTGGCCGCCGCGCTCGGTACCGCCGCCACGCCGGCGCTGGCCGACGACGACATGGCCGGCATGAAGATGGCCGCGCCCGCCGACACGGCCAAGGATGCGGGCCTGACCGATGCCGAGGTGCGCAAGGTCGATCCCGCCACCGGCATGATCACGCTCAAGCACGGCACGCTGGCCAACCTCGGCATGCCGGCCATGACCATGGCCTACAAGGCCCGGGACGCCGCGATGGTCCAGCAGGCGCATGCCGGCGACAAGGTGCGCGTGCGCGTCGAGAACGTGAAAGGCACGCTGACCATCGTCAAGCTCGCCAAGCCCTCCTGA
- a CDS encoding dienelactone hydrolase family protein translates to MKTRFLSPRRLVGPTGVIRPRRAPVLAALALALGIAAAGCVPAAGANSVDSVAQAVPQLDARLGEQVLMLPRYPGNPGNPGNGAIELQTTVFKPPGPGPFPLVVLNHGKNPGDARRQPRSRHLRVAAQFVRRGYVVAIPMREGFAGSGGVYHGDRCDSARHGIDEAADVAAAIDSLVKLPYVDRSRIVIAGQSDGGLTTIALGTRRIPGVLGLVNFSGGVRKSACAGWQDALVDTYARYGGAAHYPSLWFYGDNDQLWPQPLPQRMFGAYREQARGPAAEARYVDIGVFGGNSHDFFDTPAGVRLWLPQVGAFFRSLGLPFEPVVDLRQVGGQAG, encoded by the coding sequence TTGAAGACACGATTCCTTTCCCCGCGCCGGCTCGTCGGCCCGACCGGCGTGATCCGCCCGCGCCGCGCGCCGGTGCTCGCCGCGCTGGCGCTGGCACTTGGCATCGCCGCCGCCGGTTGCGTCCCGGCCGCCGGCGCGAATTCCGTCGACAGCGTCGCGCAGGCGGTGCCGCAACTGGATGCGCGGCTCGGCGAACAGGTGCTGATGCTGCCGCGCTATCCAGGCAACCCGGGCAATCCAGGCAATGGCGCCATCGAATTGCAGACCACCGTCTTCAAGCCGCCCGGCCCCGGGCCGTTCCCCTTGGTGGTGCTCAACCACGGCAAGAACCCCGGCGACGCGCGTCGGCAGCCGCGCTCGCGCCATCTGCGCGTGGCCGCCCAGTTCGTGCGGCGCGGCTACGTGGTGGCGATTCCGATGCGCGAGGGTTTCGCGGGCTCGGGCGGCGTCTATCACGGCGATCGCTGCGACAGCGCCCGCCATGGCATCGACGAAGCCGCCGACGTGGCGGCCGCGATCGATTCGCTGGTCAAGCTGCCTTACGTGGATCGTTCGCGCATCGTGATCGCGGGGCAATCCGACGGCGGGCTGACCACCATCGCGCTCGGCACGCGGCGCATTCCCGGCGTGCTGGGGCTGGTGAATTTCTCGGGCGGGGTGCGCAAGAGCGCGTGCGCCGGCTGGCAGGACGCGCTGGTCGACACCTACGCGCGCTACGGCGGCGCGGCGCATTACCCCTCGCTGTGGTTCTACGGCGACAACGACCAGTTGTGGCCGCAACCTTTGCCGCAGCGCATGTTCGGCGCCTATCGCGAGCAGGCGCGCGGGCCGGCGGCCGAGGCGCGTTATGTCGATATCGGCGTGTTCGGCGGCAATTCGCACGACTTCTTCGATACGCCAGCGGGCGTGCGGCTCTGGCTGCCGCAGGTGGGGGCCTTCTTCCGCTCGCTCGGGCTGCCGTTCGAGCCGGTGGTCGACCTGCGCCAGGTCGGCGGGCAGGCCGGATAA
- a CDS encoding L-dopachrome tautomerase-related protein codes for MTPRILLSSLLALLVACSFGAPAAGAADTTALELVAQSTTMPWNAVALDARGRIFVSSPKWTGGTGPALATIEADGRLAPYPDATWNGWTPGADAARAFVSINAIHREADGSLWIVDTGSPEFGGTPVPNGAKLVQVDPREDRVLRVYPFPASAIRAHTYVDDVRIHGRHAYLTDAGEGAILVLDLDSGAVRRRFDGMAFAQAAPDARIVVAGRVLRGPDGRPLRVNADPLELSPDGKTFYFGPLSGPMSRIETRYLDDDHLSDAELARHVRRWFALPPVGGTAMDAAGNLYYTPLADNTLMRRAPDGRITRLARDARLRWVDAPFLDGQGHLYLPVPQIDGAPVFNHGHSTMRLPIALYRVRLPAD; via the coding sequence GTGACACCTCGAATCCTTCTTTCCTCCCTGCTCGCGCTGCTCGTGGCCTGCAGCTTCGGCGCCCCGGCCGCCGGCGCGGCCGACACCACCGCGCTCGAACTGGTCGCGCAATCGACCACCATGCCCTGGAACGCCGTGGCGCTCGACGCGCGCGGGCGCATCTTCGTCAGTTCCCCGAAATGGACCGGCGGCACCGGGCCGGCGCTGGCGACCATCGAAGCCGATGGCCGGCTCGCCCCCTATCCCGACGCGACCTGGAACGGCTGGACGCCCGGCGCCGACGCGGCGCGAGCCTTCGTCAGCATCAACGCGATCCATCGCGAGGCCGACGGCAGCTTGTGGATCGTCGACACCGGCTCGCCCGAGTTCGGCGGCACGCCGGTGCCGAACGGCGCGAAGCTGGTGCAGGTCGATCCGCGCGAGGACCGCGTGCTGCGCGTCTACCCGTTTCCGGCCAGCGCGATTCGCGCGCATACCTATGTCGACGACGTGCGCATCCACGGCCGGCACGCCTACCTGACCGACGCGGGCGAGGGCGCGATCCTGGTGCTCGATCTCGACAGCGGCGCGGTGCGGCGCCGTTTCGACGGCATGGCCTTCGCGCAGGCGGCGCCCGATGCGCGCATCGTGGTGGCAGGGCGCGTGCTGCGCGGGCCCGACGGCCGGCCGTTGCGCGTGAACGCCGATCCGCTCGAGCTGAGCCCGGACGGCAAGACTTTCTACTTCGGGCCGTTGTCGGGGCCGATGTCGCGGATCGAGACGCGCTACCTCGACGACGACCACCTCAGCGACGCCGAACTCGCGCGCCACGTGCGGCGCTGGTTCGCGCTGCCGCCGGTGGGCGGCACCGCGATGGACGCGGCCGGCAACCTCTACTACACGCCGCTGGCCGACAACACGCTGATGCGCCGCGCGCCCGACGGCCGGATCACCCGGCTCGCGCGCGATGCGCGGCTGCGCTGGGTCGACGCGCCCTTCCTGGACGGCCAGGGCCACCTCTACCTGCCGGTGCCGCAGATCGACGGCGCGCCGGTGTTCAACCACGGCCATTCGACGATGCGGCTGCCGATCGCCTTGTATCGGGTTCGCTTGCCGGCGGATTGA
- a CDS encoding glycine betaine ABC transporter substrate-binding protein, with product MPASPTITLATIDLSFHHAAAGVVRAVLERHGVAVTERRAAHEAAFAMLADDSADLLCSAWLPGSHGRYFDPLAASFEKLAVLYTPYALWGVPAYVPVDELASVADLAKPAVRRRMTPLIQGIGPGAGISRFSREIIDHYGLAALGYRFENGTLADCVAAFERAVAARAWAVVPLWRPQFLFARHEIRELAEPNGLLRGTDQATLLIRRSRLDDLPPAAIAELRALSLGNAAVTQLDLAVHQGRDALEAGRAWLADAQADGASR from the coding sequence ATGCCCGCCTCGCCGACCATCACGCTGGCCACCATCGACCTGAGCTTCCATCATGCCGCGGCCGGCGTGGTGCGCGCCGTGCTCGAACGGCACGGCGTGGCCGTCACCGAGCGGCGCGCGGCGCACGAGGCCGCCTTCGCGATGCTCGCCGACGATTCGGCCGACCTGCTCTGCAGCGCCTGGCTGCCGGGTAGCCACGGCCGGTATTTCGACCCGCTCGCGGCCAGCTTCGAGAAGCTGGCGGTGCTCTACACGCCTTATGCGTTGTGGGGCGTGCCCGCCTACGTGCCTGTCGACGAGCTCGCTTCGGTGGCCGACCTCGCGAAGCCGGCCGTGCGCCGCCGCATGACGCCGCTGATCCAGGGCATCGGCCCGGGCGCCGGCATCAGCCGCTTCTCGCGCGAGATCATCGACCATTACGGCCTGGCCGCGCTCGGCTACCGCTTCGAGAACGGCACGCTGGCGGATTGCGTGGCGGCCTTCGAACGCGCCGTGGCCGCGCGTGCCTGGGCCGTGGTACCGCTCTGGCGACCGCAGTTCCTGTTCGCGCGCCATGAGATCCGCGAGCTGGCCGAGCCGAACGGCCTGCTGCGCGGCACCGACCAGGCCACCCTGCTGATCCGCCGCAGCCGCCTCGACGACCTGCCGCCGGCCGCGATCGCCGAGCTGCGCGCGCTCTCGCTCGGCAATGCCGCCGTCACTCAACTCGACCTGGCCGTGCACCAGGGCCGCGATGCGCTCGAGGCCGGCCGCGCCTGGCTGGCCGACGCTCAGGCCGACGGCGCGTCGAGGTAG
- a CDS encoding LysR family transcriptional regulator, with amino-acid sequence MIERLEDIGVFVRTADNGSLSAAARALDITPAVASAALKRLEAALGTRLLTRSTRNLRLTPDGERYLEYARGMLAAAEAGRTAIAAGRHTIGGEVSLSVPSDLGRNLLFGWLDAFLAEHPAVRLNVRLSDRIADLYRQPVDLAVRYGPPHDSALVALPLAPDNRRVLCAAPRYFAEHGMPRTPAELASHNCLRLALGDTIHQQWTFFDAAGEAHPVKVSGDRVADDGELVHRWALAGHGLTYKSRLDVLASLRAGTLVQALADHQGEPAPLHLVTTHRTLISPTVTALRDALQARVRDYLDAPSA; translated from the coding sequence ATGATCGAAAGACTCGAAGACATCGGCGTATTCGTGCGCACGGCCGACAACGGCAGCCTGTCGGCCGCCGCGCGCGCGCTCGACATCACGCCCGCGGTGGCCAGTGCCGCGCTCAAGCGGCTCGAGGCCGCGCTCGGCACGCGCCTGCTGACGCGCTCGACGCGCAACCTGCGGCTCACGCCCGACGGCGAGCGCTACCTCGAATACGCGCGCGGCATGTTGGCCGCGGCCGAGGCGGGACGCACCGCGATCGCGGCGGGCCGGCACACGATCGGCGGCGAGGTGTCCTTGTCGGTCCCCTCGGACCTGGGCCGCAACCTGCTGTTCGGCTGGCTCGACGCCTTTCTCGCCGAGCATCCCGCGGTACGCCTGAACGTGCGGCTCTCGGATCGCATCGCCGACCTGTACCGGCAGCCCGTCGACCTGGCCGTGCGTTACGGGCCGCCGCATGATTCCGCGCTGGTCGCGCTGCCGCTCGCGCCCGACAACCGGCGCGTGCTGTGCGCCGCGCCCCGTTATTTCGCCGAGCACGGCATGCCACGCACGCCGGCGGAATTGGCTTCGCACAACTGCCTGCGTCTCGCGCTCGGCGATACGATCCACCAGCAATGGACCTTCTTCGACGCGGCCGGCGAGGCGCACCCGGTGAAGGTGAGCGGCGACCGCGTGGCCGACGACGGCGAGCTGGTGCATCGCTGGGCGCTGGCCGGCCATGGCCTGACCTACAAGTCGCGGCTCGACGTGCTGGCCAGCCTGCGCGCCGGCACTCTGGTGCAGGCACTGGCCGACCACCAGGGCGAGCCGGCGCCGCTGCATCTGGTGACCACCCATCGCACGCTGATCTCGCCCACCGTCACCGCCTTGCGCGATGCGCTGCAGGCGCGGGTGCGCGACTACCTCGACGCGCCGTCGGCCTGA